The Leptospira wolbachii serovar Codice str. CDC DNA segment TCTGCATTTCTTACCTTGTCTGTATCAAACAGATTTGAAATTTAAAAGTTTATATTTCCAAGCATGTCGTATAACGAACTAGACTTACCGAAGTTCCCTGACCCTGAGTCCCGGAGGGACGTTAGGGACTGGCACGTAGCTTGCGTTTGCAAGCGAGTGACAGAAAGGGAATTTGCCGTAGGCCGAGCGAGGCCTTGTGCCGAAGCGTAGCGGTAAGTCGCTGTTATGCGACGTGGCTTATTTTGCTAAATATTTTTGCTTTTTAGATGTATGACTGGTTCTGCATCTAATGCTTTTGCAAGTTTATTTATAAAGGATAAAGATAGATTTCTATAATTTCCTGATTCCAATCTTGCTATTGCAGGCTGTGATGTTCCTATTTTTAACGCTAAATCTTTTTGAGTTAAATGCCTTTTTTTTCTTAATTTAATAATTTCTTTGGCAAGAGTAAATTCATTTGCTAAGGCATCATACTCAGCTTTGAAATTCTTTTCTTTAATCTCTTTTTTTAAAAGAGAATCAAAATTTTTCGTTTTTGGTTTCAAGTTGCTTCTCCTTTGTATT contains these protein-coding regions:
- a CDS encoding helix-turn-helix domain-containing protein, with product MKPKTKNFDSLLKKEIKEKNFKAEYDALANEFTLAKEIIKLRKKRHLTQKDLALKIGTSQPAIARLESGNYRNLSLSFINKLAKALDAEPVIHLKSKNI